A region of Gemmatimonadales bacterium DNA encodes the following proteins:
- a CDS encoding tetratricopeptide repeat protein, with the protein MSNLDKFKDQARKFELKGQWQKAIDQLTKAIDTFEATPDGDDAELVLYNRVGDLYQKAGDTQNAITYYERAVDKYTEVGLANNAIALSNKLLRLAPGRSQVYLKLGILFAKKGFGPDAKHNLLEYADRMQKAGQIEEAFKALKKFAEMTPGNDDIWAVLAQQARAQAKTPEAAEQVEKLLAEFEAKDRVATQRRSRMSRSMLTGEELPPEPPAKRDLVFLDINEPVQPRRSAVAKAPVLEPTPPEPEIPALEIETTSLAEPEVAPPSADLPLLELEPTSLAEPEAAPPLDDLGSLDLEVAPVAGGPQEEAPSTAGLPLLDVEEEAPAAAEISSTLEFLDLGEVTTAAPSVEDLESRIAAGPEDWEAHRLLGEALLEQGERERGLAELDAAMDGYDQAGDLEMANAVTEEVIRLNPNSVRHQQRRVEIAYRRGDKARLVDAYVELADALLRSNDLDKAIAVYQRVLEHDPSNVRSKSALDTLAPPAAPAVPQAPPPAAAVAAKGDYVDLGALLFDDEDEGSVKDTRMRIEDEEPSGDDKKDFSQMLAAFKKGIEANVGDEDFQSHYDLGVAYKEMGLLDEAIAEFQKALRSSEGRLKSSETLGLCFFEKGQFAVAETILRRALELPAASEAERIGLLYWLGRAQEEQGKGPDALGSYNRVFAEDINFQDVNQRVQALSRAGAQR; encoded by the coding sequence ATGAGCAATCTCGACAAGTTCAAAGATCAGGCACGCAAGTTCGAGCTGAAGGGGCAGTGGCAGAAGGCGATCGACCAGCTCACCAAGGCTATCGACACCTTCGAGGCCACCCCCGATGGTGACGACGCCGAGCTCGTGCTTTACAATCGGGTCGGCGATCTCTACCAGAAGGCCGGCGACACCCAGAACGCCATCACGTATTACGAGCGTGCCGTCGACAAGTACACCGAGGTCGGTCTCGCCAACAACGCCATAGCGCTCTCCAACAAGCTCCTGCGCCTCGCGCCGGGACGCTCTCAGGTGTACCTCAAGCTCGGCATCCTTTTCGCGAAGAAGGGCTTCGGCCCCGATGCCAAGCATAACCTTCTCGAGTATGCCGACCGGATGCAGAAGGCCGGCCAGATCGAGGAGGCGTTCAAGGCGCTGAAGAAGTTCGCCGAGATGACGCCCGGGAACGACGACATCTGGGCGGTGCTGGCGCAGCAGGCGCGGGCTCAGGCCAAGACTCCCGAGGCGGCGGAGCAGGTCGAGAAGCTGCTGGCGGAGTTCGAGGCGAAGGACAGGGTGGCCACGCAGCGGCGCTCGCGGATGAGCCGGAGCATGCTGACGGGCGAGGAGCTGCCGCCGGAACCGCCCGCCAAGAGGGACCTCGTATTCCTCGACATCAACGAGCCGGTGCAGCCGCGCCGCAGCGCCGTTGCAAAGGCTCCCGTCCTGGAACCGACCCCGCCCGAGCCGGAGATCCCGGCGCTCGAGATCGAGACGACGTCGCTCGCGGAGCCCGAGGTTGCGCCCCCCAGCGCCGACCTCCCGCTGCTCGAGCTGGAGCCCACGTCGCTCGCCGAGCCTGAAGCCGCTCCCCCCCTCGACGACCTGGGATCGCTCGACCTGGAGGTAGCGCCGGTCGCGGGAGGGCCGCAGGAAGAGGCGCCATCGACCGCCGGCCTCCCGCTGCTGGACGTCGAAGAGGAGGCACCCGCCGCAGCGGAGATCAGCTCGACGCTCGAATTCCTCGACCTGGGGGAGGTGACGACGGCCGCGCCGAGCGTCGAGGACCTCGAGTCCCGCATCGCCGCTGGTCCCGAGGATTGGGAGGCGCACCGACTTCTGGGCGAGGCGCTGCTCGAGCAGGGTGAGCGTGAGCGCGGTCTCGCCGAGCTCGACGCGGCGATGGATGGCTACGACCAGGCGGGAGACCTGGAGATGGCGAACGCCGTCACCGAGGAGGTGATCCGCCTCAACCCGAACAGCGTGCGGCACCAGCAGCGCCGGGTCGAGATCGCGTACCGGCGCGGCGACAAGGCGCGCCTCGTGGACGCGTACGTCGAGCTGGCCGATGCGCTGTTGCGCTCGAACGATCTCGACAAGGCCATCGCGGTCTACCAGCGGGTGCTGGAGCACGATCCGTCCAACGTCCGGTCCAAGTCCGCGCTCGATACCCTGGCGCCTCCCGCCGCGCCCGCGGTGCCTCAGGCCCCCCCGCCCGCCGCCGCCGTGGCGGCCAAGGGGGACTACGTGGACCTCGGGGCCCTTCTATTCGACGACGAGGACGAAGGCTCGGTCAAGGACACGCGGATGCGGATCGAGGACGAGGAGCCCTCCGGCGACGACAAGAAGGACTTCTCGCAGATGCTGGCCGCATTCAAGAAGGGGATCGAGGCCAACGTGGGCGACGAGGACTTCCAGAGTCACTACGACCTGGGCGTCGCCTACAAGGAGATGGGGCTGCTCGACGAGGCTATCGCGGAATTCCAGAAGGCACTGCGAAGCAGCGAGGGCCGGCTCAAGTCGTCGGAAACGCTCGGGCTCTGCTTTTTCGAGAAGGGCCAGTTCGCCGTGGCGGAGACCATCTTGCGACGCGCGCTCGAGTTGCCGGCGGCGAGCGAGGCGGAGCGCATCGGGCTGCTCTACTGGCTGGGCCGCGCGCAAGAGGAGCAGGGCAAGGGACCCGACGCGCTCGGTTCGTACAACCGGGTCTTCGCGGAGGACATCAATTTCCAGGACGTCAACCAGCGGGTGCAGGCGCTCTCCAGGGCGGGAGCCCAGCGGTGA
- a CDS encoding polyprenyl synthetase family protein has protein sequence MTHQAAGVTLADVQRPVVAHLDAVTADLRAIIAADFPLIAEVNGHLLQMKGKLFRPTLLLLASEASGARDPRAVRFAAIIELIHLATLVHDDSVDHSSLRRGMPTVNSLFSHQIAVIMGDYLYSRAIIELVRLDDLEPLRVLSRVTNEMTVGEMRQLAAYDALSFREEDYELLIRSKTASLVAATCEVGALRAEPDSRRALRGYGDSLGMAFQITDDLLDYTEGEAVTGKPSGLDLKEHKVTLPLIAALPHLTDDERREVQRLFLAARPADDQVARVMAMVARCGGLDYARERAAAYAAQAEASLEELAPSAARDALRDAIAYAVERRR, from the coding sequence GTGACCCACCAGGCCGCCGGCGTCACCCTGGCCGACGTGCAGCGACCGGTGGTCGCGCACCTCGACGCCGTCACCGCGGACCTGCGCGCGATCATCGCGGCCGATTTCCCGCTGATCGCGGAGGTCAACGGGCACCTCCTCCAGATGAAGGGCAAGCTCTTCCGCCCCACGTTGCTCCTGCTCGCGAGCGAGGCGTCGGGCGCGCGGGACCCCCGCGCCGTGCGGTTCGCCGCCATCATCGAGCTGATCCATCTCGCGACCCTGGTGCACGACGACTCGGTGGACCACTCGTCGCTGCGGCGCGGGATGCCGACGGTGAACTCCCTGTTCAGCCACCAGATCGCGGTGATAATGGGCGACTACCTCTACTCGCGCGCGATCATCGAGCTGGTGAGGCTCGACGACCTCGAGCCGCTGAGGGTGCTCTCGCGGGTGACCAACGAGATGACGGTCGGGGAGATGCGGCAGCTCGCGGCCTACGACGCGCTGAGCTTCCGCGAGGAGGACTACGAGCTGCTCATCAGATCCAAGACCGCCTCGCTCGTCGCCGCGACCTGCGAGGTCGGCGCGCTTCGCGCCGAGCCGGACTCCCGGAGGGCGCTGCGCGGGTACGGCGACTCGCTAGGTATGGCGTTCCAGATCACCGACGATCTTCTCGACTATACGGAAGGTGAGGCGGTGACCGGCAAGCCCTCGGGGTTGGACCTCAAGGAGCACAAGGTCACGCTACCGCTCATCGCCGCGTTGCCTCACCTGACGGACGATGAGCGCCGGGAAGTGCAGCGGCTCTTCCTCGCTGCCAGGCCCGCCGACGATCAGGTAGCTAGGGTCATGGCCATGGTTGCCAGGTGCGGCGGGCTCGACTACGCCCGCGAGCGTGCGGCGGCGTACGCGGCACAGGCCGAGGCCTCGCTCGAAGAGCTCGCGCCCTCGGCGGCGCGCGACGCGCTGCGGGACGCCATCGCCTACGCGGTCGAGCGGCGGCGCTGA
- a CDS encoding DUF4321 domain-containing protein: MAPVPRRPLFYLGVLASGFVLGGLLSSFLRRFMPEGAPRDVLTYAVTAHLGPVTLDLLVLSFTIGPLGVNVSVLAVVGVVLAYLLARSLF; the protein is encoded by the coding sequence GTGGCGCCGGTCCCGCGCCGCCCGCTCTTCTATCTCGGGGTGCTCGCCTCGGGGTTCGTCCTGGGCGGCCTGCTCTCGTCGTTCCTGCGCCGATTCATGCCGGAAGGGGCCCCGCGCGACGTCCTGACGTACGCCGTGACCGCTCATCTCGGCCCCGTCACCCTGGACCTGCTGGTGCTCTCCTTCACGATTGGGCCCCTCGGTGTTAATGTTTCTGTGCTGGCGGTAGTCGGGGTGGTCTTGGCTTACCTGTTGGCTCGCTCGTTGTTCTAG
- the hutI gene encoding imidazolonepropionase gives MVAPDRDVRDWFHEAARRRGPTPDGGRTARSAPAAGPGPPPDSPPDEIVSCEGRLVTPGLVDCHTHAVFGKPRLDDQGRRARGEDYKEIAAAGGGILSSVADFRARGEDELLDLTRTRVSLLATLGTTSVEIKSGYGLALEEELKALRVARRLSAELPVTVVPTFLGAHEVPAEYRSKRDAYIHLVTDQMLPAVVREGLASFCDVFCEPGVFSIAESEAILTAAQSLGLGAKLHADELDPAGGAQLAARLGAVSADHLAAIHPQGIDALAASGTVAVLLPGTLVFLGKARQAPARALVDSGAIVALATDFNPGSSPSANLPLMMALAVSQSRLQPEEAFIGATVNAAWALRLADGQGRLVPGGRADVAVWNCRDVRELAYWYGMPLAWRVYAAGRPCHEPDAGISSARYRAGPLSPPQS, from the coding sequence ATGGTCGCGCCTGATCGCGATGTGAGGGATTGGTTCCATGAAGCGGCTCGCCGGCGGGGTCCCACGCCCGACGGCGGTCGGACGGCACGCTCGGCACCCGCCGCCGGGCCCGGGCCCCCGCCGGACTCGCCGCCAGATGAAATTGTCTCCTGCGAAGGCCGGCTGGTAACGCCCGGCTTGGTGGACTGCCACACCCACGCCGTCTTTGGAAAGCCGCGGTTGGATGACCAGGGCCGGCGGGCGCGAGGGGAGGACTACAAGGAAATCGCGGCGGCGGGCGGCGGGATCCTGTCGTCGGTCGCGGACTTCCGTGCCCGCGGCGAGGACGAGCTGCTGGACCTCACTCGCACGCGAGTGAGCCTGCTAGCCACCCTGGGCACGACGTCGGTCGAGATCAAGTCGGGGTACGGACTCGCGCTGGAAGAAGAGCTGAAAGCGCTGCGCGTAGCGCGACGCCTGAGCGCGGAGCTGCCGGTCACCGTGGTGCCGACGTTCCTCGGTGCGCACGAGGTGCCGGCGGAGTACCGGTCGAAACGCGACGCATACATCCATCTGGTCACCGATCAGATGCTCCCGGCGGTCGTGCGCGAGGGGCTGGCGTCGTTCTGCGACGTCTTCTGCGAGCCGGGCGTGTTCTCGATCGCGGAGAGCGAGGCCATCCTCACCGCCGCTCAGTCCCTGGGTCTCGGCGCGAAACTCCACGCCGACGAGCTCGACCCGGCGGGTGGCGCGCAGCTCGCCGCCAGGCTCGGCGCCGTCTCTGCCGACCACCTCGCCGCCATCCATCCCCAGGGCATCGACGCCCTGGCGGCGAGCGGGACGGTGGCGGTGCTGCTGCCCGGCACGCTGGTCTTCCTGGGCAAAGCGCGGCAGGCGCCCGCGCGAGCCCTCGTGGACTCGGGCGCGATCGTCGCCCTGGCCACGGACTTCAATCCCGGCAGCTCGCCCAGCGCGAACCTGCCGTTGATGATGGCCCTGGCGGTGAGCCAGTCGCGGCTCCAGCCCGAGGAGGCGTTCATCGGCGCGACCGTGAACGCCGCGTGGGCGCTGCGACTGGCCGATGGGCAGGGGCGGCTCGTCCCGGGCGGACGGGCGGACGTGGCGGTGTGGAACTGCCGCGATGTGAGGGAGCTCGCCTACTGGTACGGAATGCCGCTCGCGTGGCGGGTTTACGCCGCCGGTCGTCCTTGTCATGAACCTGATGCGGGCATATCTTCAGCCCGATATCGCGCCGGGCCACTTTCTCCGCCACAATCCTAG
- a CDS encoding twin-arginine translocase TatA/TatE family subunit encodes MFGNLGMSEILMVLVIVLLVFGAKRLPEIGSAMGKGIREFKRSMREVTEEIDRPEPPAEPRRLAPPEERRQG; translated from the coding sequence ATGTTCGGGAATCTGGGCATGTCCGAGATCCTGATGGTCCTCGTGATCGTGCTGCTCGTCTTCGGCGCGAAGCGGTTGCCGGAGATCGGGTCCGCGATGGGCAAGGGGATTCGGGAGTTCAAGCGGAGCATGCGTGAAGTGACGGAGGAGATAGACCGACCGGAGCCGCCCGCGGAGCCGAGACGCCTGGCTCCGCCGGAAGAGCGCCGGCAGGGCTGA